A region of the Silene latifolia isolate original U9 population chromosome 9, ASM4854445v1, whole genome shotgun sequence genome:
ttttgaaTGAGCTTTTTAAATCCAATACAAACGAGGGGCGGAACCAGAAATGATATATATCTAGGGCTAGATTTATAGATGTTGAAATTAAAAAATTTCTTACCATGGGTTTTCCGGTTATTGAACACCCGAAAAATGAAAGTTTTCCGTGCAGTATGTCCAATTTTAGgctacataaaataaaattttactttTTAGGCAAGAGTCAGTTAATATTTTgattggaatcccgaaaaaaaaaaatttacggaTCCGTTAACCGTGACATAATTTTCTATCAAGACATATTTGTTTTATTTCAGTCGTATACAATAATATAACACTCAATAATACTTGATATAAGTATATATTATACCATGGTAAAATTTTCGGGATAGATTATCTCATGAAATTGCTTTTTTGTAAGACAAAAAATAATATTGGAGTTTGTGAGGAAAGGATATTAAAAAAATAGGGGTAGAAAAGAAGCAACAGTGGGGATCAAACCCACGTCTGCTGGCTAATTGCAGCCATCCATTAACATCTGTGCTACTTTGTAACAATGATTACCAATTGCACTgaattttattttaattcatcTAGGGCTATAGCTATAGCCCTAGTAAAATCAGCCTAAATCCACCCCTGATACAAACTTAAGCTAATAACAAACATATTAGCAAAGGGGGAAAGTAGAAAACGAAGTTGCTTGAAGAAAAACACACATCCTAGAAACGAATTTAAATGGTGGTTGTTTTCATTTTCCTGATTTTGAAGTAGGAGATGCAAAAGCAAGAAAGTCCGGGTTAGACTCTAAAATTCCCATTTCTTTTTCCTCTAAGATGAGCCACACTTCAATGCCGTAACCATCGGGACCCGGATGGTCAATAAAGCATAAACGGTTCCTATGTGCACTGAAAACATGACCAATTGGAACCACCCATTTTGGTTTCCCGAATCCTAAATCTGTTTCCATGAGCCCAAGTCTACACCAACTTGTTAGAAAATATTCTCCTGGCTTCAACCACGGCGATGACTCTTGTCCTTGTTTGTCTCCCACGAAGGCCTCTGCGCCATTCTTACCTTGAAAACTTTGTATTCTTTGGTTTGCGTTGGTGAATGCTGCGTGGATATCTTCCACGTAGTTTGGAAGTCCGTGTTGTTTTTCAAGGCGGGCTAACGCATTAGTGATGACATTCCCCATAGACTCTTGTGGGAGTGGTGGGGTTAACCTAGGACGCATGTTGACTGTCATTCGTAGTAGTGCAGGTGAGGTCAGCGCGTCCTTTCCTAATGACGCCGTGGCAGCACCCAACGCATGCTCCATTATGAACCCGGCCAAGGCCTTAAACTTGCTAGGTCGAGGGACAGCTTTGCTAACAGCCCTCGCCTTAAGCTCAGTTAAAGCCACATTGCTGAATACGAAGGTCTTGGACAGCAAGGACACAGGAGCAGGTGGACGTAGTT
Encoded here:
- the LOC141600931 gene encoding limonoid 21-O-acetyltransferse-like translates to MTLPFVDQLSPFAFHLPTILVYTKNDKTPSHDINVLKHSLSETLTQFYPLAGRCKDDSTLSCNDEGVTLIAAKVTNFTLSSVLESPRKLELLVELLPPRESVAYGGGLTHISEFIPIVLQVTYFPCGGVVVGCYLLHKLMDAASIGTFFRHWSALSMGRSKDLIHPNFDSSLKVFPSAPLTLVESVVASRGKQMMQLRPPAPVSLLSKTFVFSNVALTELKARAVSKAVPRPSKFKALAGFIMEHALGAATASLGKDALTSPALLRMTVNMRPRLTPPLPQESMGNVITNALARLEKQHGLPNYVEDIHAAFTNANQRIQSFQGKNGAEAFVGDKQGQESSPWLKPGEYFLTSWCRLGLMETDLGFGKPKWVVPIGHVFSAHRNRLCFIDHPGPDGYGIEVWLILEEKEMGILESNPDFLAFASPTSKSGK